The Camelina sativa cultivar DH55 chromosome 18, Cs, whole genome shotgun sequence DNA window TACCACCGAAAAGTGTAGATGAAACGCTTGAAttaatcaatgctagagatttactcacttagcctaagagattagatgaataaggggtttattgacaataatggatcggtttgtattgcctgcttggtcatgtttctccaacgagagttgggtagagaagtgattaaggtttattgtttctatcacgagagtgttttaacaagattttagagattcattgtctagagaaTATTtacttgaggcatgtaggacatccatattggttaggaacacttaggagtcgattaccccatccttaggagctttcgtatttagattgtttgcatttttattcatcactcgatacCTTACCCGAACCGGTACAcaatcacctgcttcgagtataccttcgagctgttcttgtttatcttgttcactcgatcaccccacccaaTCCTGTACTctaatgcttgcatcgagtgcttaggtcgtgtggttcttgttcatttgctttcttttgtttattttaggattgttagatcaaacccaactattgcttggcttgacttgcatagttctgatcatatcttatctgctagcataacaaccatttggattgataaccctttgtactacaactgcatagggaattgataccctgggtgaaaatcctactaTCACATTCTCAGCCTTGATGCATGAAGAGGAATTGGTACTGCAAGGTGTTGAACATTTTCAGCTTTGAAATCTTGAAAGTAAGGACTAACATGAGCTAATTCCTCTGGTTTAGGAGGAGGAGTATCCACTCTTGGAGGTTGAGAGATTGGTGCTGGAAATGATCTATCCGATATATGAGACTGAGAATTGATATTATCTCTGTTTGACTCATCATTCTCAACAACTCTATTCTGAACAAGTCTTTCTGAAATCGTAGGATTAATCCTATTACTCGGAGGCTACTGAAGAAATGGACAAAGATTCATGTGGTGAGTCATTCTATAACAGTTGCTACAGATTCTCCTAAGCCGCTCATACTGAAATCTAATCATTGTTGTTTCTCCAGATCTAAACCTGATTCTTCGAAAGAACCTAAGACAATCAGTAATTCCAAATAGTATGTGGTGTCGTTTGCGTTGTCCAAATTGTAAGAGacagaaagaagagaaggataAGGTAGAAAGGTTTACCTTAAGTAATATTTGTAAAGGAGAGATATAAAGAAAATGAGTAAAGAGGATACTTAAGAagaaggtttcaaaatatttaaaagaggtaaaaagaaagtaatatataaagattaaGAGGTAAGAGacagaaagaagagaaggataAGGTAGAAAGGTTTACCTTAAGTAATATTTGTAAAGGAGAGATATAAAGAAAATGAGTAAAGAGGATACTTAAGAAGGTTTCAGAATATTTAAAAgaggtaaaaagaaagtaatatataaagactAAGaggttaaaagaagaaaaagttaaaaccaaatAGAAGAAGATATGCTAGAAATTTCTCATTGATAAAGCACCAGTCAACCAAACTAGTTCTCAAGtcaaggagaaagaaaagaataatataaaaaaaaaacttccctCTTCATGTAATCAAcgaaacaagaagacaaaaagaacCAAACCTTTCACCATAGGTAACATTATTAAGTGTAGATACCAAACCTCGATCTGAAGTTACTTTTTGCTTCAACCGACTTCTTCAAAGTCTTAGAAGGTCAAAAAAGACAAGACTTTCAACCTTCTGCTTCATCTAGCAGTCATCCTTCGGTTGAGCAACATTTGTATCCAAGATACAAGCTTGACAAAAACTTTTATACTCTTCACGTAATTAGCCACCAAGGaggacaaaaaaacaaacctttcacCTTAGGTAAACAACTTTTAGTCTAGGTATCAATCCCCTTTCTGAAGTTACCTTCGTTAGCAAAAAAAGTTGAAAGCCAATTAGGATGATTGCTAGCTACATACGACTGCAGTCTTGACCTTGTTAACACACTATTGGCAATTTCAAAAGCTCCTCTGTTGCAGCTTGGAGGTTCAATTAGAACAAACCAgttaggtttttcttttgtaaaacttaaaagttCAGCTATGTGACCTACAATAGCTGGccattcttttggtttattaaGAGCATGAATAATGTCTTAAGAGGAAGCACCAAAAGTAATCTTCTGAAAATGATGCTTGTTCATGTTGTCTAAGGCCCATTcccaactttttatttttgcatcaaAGAAGGAATAAACCTGAGAATAAGATCTGCGACAATGAAGTAAGACTTTACCAAACGAGTCTCTTACCACCCATGAGGCTCCAGATAAGGCTTTCTTTTTTGACCAGGCACAACCAATATTGCATTTAAACTCTCCAACCTGAGGAGGAGTCCATCTATGCTTCTGAGAATTCTTTTGCTCAATTACTTGTAAAGCTTTTCTATTCGCCAACAACCACTGATTCCCGTCTTCAAAAGATTTATCAACAATTTTATTCACGAAAGCACCTTCTCCTTCAAATagaattttgtttctatttttccaCAAGATCCACGGAATCCACGAATTGACAAATCTTAAATCTTGAGGAGTATCTTTAACCTGAGAAATATGCATTAAGTGACTCATATTTGCAAAGATTGAATTCCCAAAACCTGTTTCTGGAGATGGTACATTAGATACAGCTCACACTTGTCGGGCTAAAGGACATTGAAACAGTATGTGGTTAACTGTATCAATCTCTTCTCCACACATTAAACATCCATCTCTTGCATTAATGCCTCTTGTTCTCAGTCTATCTTCAACAGCTATAGCTCCTTTTAAAGCTTTCCACATAAACACTTTGATTTGGTGCCGTTTGCGTTGTCCAAATTGTATTAAACAGAGGACTTAGTGAAGGACATGTCTCAGCTTCCTTGaacagatgatgatgagtctTTCTACTACTTAGATCATAACCAGACTTAACAGAATATATGCCATTATTTGTTCTTGACCAACAAAAAGAGTCTTCATTCTTAAGTAGAGGTCTTTGTCTTGAAATGATTCGAATCTCATCCTGTGGAAACAATTCCTTCAATCTGTTCCACTTCTAATTCCTTGTGTGAGGATCTATAAGATACTTCACTTGAAGCTTAATATCCATCCACGAATGAAGATTTAAAGCTCTTTTGGGGTTTTCATCAAAAATCCACTTATCTATCCAAACACTAGTGTTCCTGCAATTACCAATGACTCTTTTCAAGCCTTGATTCAATAAGTCACGACCATAAAGAATGCTTCTCCAGGCATACGAAGGACGAGTTCCAAAGGTAGCATTCAAAAAGTCTGTATTCAAAAAGTATCTGCTCTTGAAGATTTGAGAAAAGAGATTGTCTTTATCATTGAGTAATCTCCAATCTTGTTTTGCTAATAGAGCCCGATTAAAACATTGAAGATCTTTAAAACCAAATGCCTCCAAGCACCTTAGGCATTGAAAGCTTTTGCCAACTTACCCAATAAATCTTTTTAGTATTCTGCAAATTATTCCACCAAAAATCCATCATGATGCTTGTCAAGCTTTTGCAGAGACTAATATGCAACTTAAAACATGTCATTGCATAAACTGGTAATGCCATTGCAATAGATTTTAACAATATCTCTTTGCCACCTTGAGATAATGTTTTTGCATACCATCCAAACATCCTATCTTGTAACTTATCTTTAATAAAACCCAGTAATTGTTGTTGAAATCCACTCAGACATTATGGTAAACCCATATAACTTTCTGTGCCACCTTCTAAATGAATCCCTGATCTGATCTTGACCTAATCCTTGATATTATCTGCAACATTTACTCCAAAAGTAATTGCCGATTTATCTAAATTGGTCACCTGACTTGATAATCTTTCATACTTAGATAAACAAAGGATAATTTCATCACATTCTTCTTTATTAGCTTTACATATTAAAAGCGTATCATCAGCAAAGAGGAGATGATTGACTGATGGACCAGCATGTTAAATCTAATCCCTGCAACTCTACCATTTCTGTTAGCTTGATTTAGCAAGTGGATCAAAGCTTCCGTACATAGATCAAATAGAAAGGGCGAAAGAGAGTCTCCTTGCCTAATGCCTCTTTCCGGCTTAATGTAACCAAAAGGTTGACCATTGATTAGAACTGAGTAAGTGACTGAAGTTACACAACCCATTATCCAAGAAATCCACTTCTTATCAAATCCTAAAGCTAAGAGAATTCCTTCCAAGAAAAACCATTCCACTCTATCATAAGTTTTAGACATGTCTATTTTAAATGCCATAAACTCACTAGAGATCTGAGTATTAGTTTGCAAACTATGAATGATTTCATGGGCAATCAGAATATCATCAGAGATTGACCTGTCAGCCACATATGCAGATTGAATTGGAGAGACAATGTCTGAAAGATACCTTTTCAATCTACTTGAGATGATCTTAGAGATAACCTTATATAACACCGAGCACAAACTTATGGGTCTCAAATCTGTCATTTTTTGAGGATTTAGAACCTTTGGAATAAGACAAAGATGAGTATGGTTCCACCCTTCAGGAAGCACACCTGATTTAAAGAAACCTAGCACCTCTTCAATAACCCGATATTTTACTACATACCAGTATTTCTGAAAGAAAATAGCAGTGAATCCATGAGGACCAGGAGTCTTCTCTTTATCAATTGAAAATACTGCTTTGTAAATCTCATCTTCTGTAACTTCCTTAAGTAGCTCTTGATTCATTGATGATGTAACTTTAGCTTGAAACCCTTCTAGAAATGGTGACAGGTTGATAGGAGAAGAGGATTTAAACAACTTATTGAAGTATAAGGAGGCAATCTgacctttttctttatttaaagttttctgAACACCATTCTCATCTACCAAGAAGTTCAAGGAATTCCTCACCCTATTAGATTGAACAACCGCTTGAAAGAAATGAGTATTGTTGTCTCCTTCCAATAGCCATTTCTCTCTACTCTTTTGTCTCCAAAAGATTTCCTCTTCATTAAAAGCAATGCTCAAATTCTCTTTAATCACTGCAATTCTCTTCCAACAAGGAAACCTAAAACTAAGTTGATCATCCAATTCCTTTCTTAGTCTCTGAATTCTATTTTTGGCATTGAAATCAGCAGACCTCTTCCAAATACTTATACATCTTTTACACTCTACAATGCTAAAAACAGAAGAGTGGGTACCTCTTGATATATCACTATTCCAGGATCTTTGAATCACAGCTTCAAGAGAAGGATTATCTGCCTTTCTTTTATCGAATCTAAACTGACCACAGAACAGTTCTTGATCATCAATGAACTTAACTAATACTGGTCTATGATCTGATCCTAATTTCTCAAAAAACCATTGATGAGAATTAGGAAACATTGAACAACAGGATTTCCAAAGCATCTGTCGAGTTTACATTGAATCAATTGAGAGTTCCTTGTTCCTCCTCAAGTAAAACCATTACCAGTGCTACCCATCTCATGCATATCCCATTCTTTTGAAAGGCAAAAGGAAGACAATAACCTAAGAGGACCACCCAACTTCTCCTTATTGGAAAGGATTTCATTAAAGTCACCTATCATACATCAAGCTTCTTTTCTGCTGATACCAATCTGACTAAGCTGATCCCACAGTAAATGTCTTAACTTAGGTACTGGATTACCatacacacaagaaacaaaCCACCTTTTTACACCATTCAAAATTTGATTTCCAGCTGATTTTTCCACAAGATTGCCAAACCTCCACTTGTACCTTCAGGTTCTACTGTATGAAACATATCATAACCAAGccaattaaaaactttttttacaaaatcaatagAGTTCTTCGTCTCCATGAGGAATAAAACATTTGGAAAAAGATcctttcttatttcctttagaTGCCTAATTATCCAAGGGTTCCCCAAACCCTGACAATTCCAACTCAAAAGACCTATTGATCCAGCAGCGATTCACCTGGAACCACCGTATTGTTGTCTCTTTTGAGactttttgaagattttgaccCTGAAGCTTGAGCTTTCCGCTTGAACACTTTATCAAagtgatttttattattattaacgcTAACCTTTTCACCCTTTGATCCATCATAATTAGCTTTATATTTTCCCAACAAGAAAGGCTTTCtttttctcagatttttttttgttttcgactTAAACCCGAAGAACCATCATCTAAGAAACCTGATTTGAAGCTAGTAGAGAAATTAAAATCAGCAGAATCTGttaagaaatcatcatcaatcttctcaGGTAAAGCTGACTTGTATTGAGATAAAGATCCTTTCATGGCATTTGCAAGTAGTTTTGGAGGAGTATGATAGGGAAGGGTTGAAAATCATTCTCTAGGAAAACTCCTTTCTTCTTATCTATGCTTTTTGAGATCTCGGAGGAAACTTTCGTTTCGTCAGATTGCTTAAACGGGCACAGAGTTTTCTCATGAGTTAACCTTTGACATAGAAAACATCTTTTCCTAACTCTCTCATAATCAAAGCTGATTGACACAATTTCACCAGAGGGAAGCTGAATAGCTTTAGAGTTTCTTAACGGCTTTCTAACATCAAATAGGACTTGAACACGGACATAGACTTGAGCTTGCGATTTTTCAGAATCGAACTCTATCTTTAACACCTTACCAAGACACTCTGCTACCTCTTGAATCTTCTCCTTAGTGTAATAATTGATTGGAATATTGCGGAGACGAATCCACAGTGGAAGAAACATCAAATAATCATCTTGAGGCTTTTCAATCCATTTTTCCATAAACACACACCAATCATCATGAGTCCAGACTCCTGTCTTTAAGATTTCATCTAAATCATCTAAAGATTTGAAGATAAACTGAAATCTCTCTTGAGATAGAGCTACACCTCGAACTCTGTTGTTCAATCTCCATAATCTAGACATATCTAATATCCAATTAGACATCCTCTCATTTGTAGGATTCAAAAACCTACCCATAACACTGCAACAATTTCGTTCACTTGAACAGAACTTTGATTGATTCAAGAGAGTAAGGGGTTTATCATCTTCAATTGACATCGCTTGAATAGCTTTATGAAGATCCATACCAAGCTttgaaaacttaagaaaaaccAAACCACACCACGAAAAGTAAAGAAGGGGAACCGAAGACCTAGAAGATCTTCAAAAGAGGAAGAACACCAATTGAGATAACAACAGCAATCAGAGAAAGATTTTTGAAACAAGCCGACAGAAAATGGGAATATCTTCGGTCACAGGCTCAGCTCAATTAGAATGAAGATCCTTTTTGAGTTAGAAGTTCTTATACTAGGGAcggcaagattttttttttgtttaacgaAGAAAGCTTAGAGAGAAGGCAGAGAAAATTTAgagagagtatatttttattaaagataAGTTACAAGATAGGATGTCTGGATCGTATGCAAAAACATTATCTCAAGGTGGCAAAGAGATATTGTTAAAATCTATTGCAATGGCATTGCCAGTTTATGCAATGACATGTTTTAAGTTGCCTATTAGTTTCTGTAAAAGCTTGACAAGCATCATGATAAATTTTTGGTGGAATGATTTGCAGAATACTAAAAATATTCATTGGGTAAGTTGGCAAAAGCTTTCAATGCCTAAGGTGCTTGGAGGCATTGATTTTAAAGATCTTCAGTGTTTTAATCAGGCTCTGTTAGCAAAACAAGCTTGGAGATTACTCAATGATAAAGACAATCTCTTTTCTCAAATCTTCAAGAGAAGATATTTTTTGAATACAAACTTTCTGAATGCTACCTTTGGAACTTGTCCTTTGTATGCCTGGAGAAGCATTCTTTATGGTCATGACTTATTGAATCAAGGCTTGAAAAGAGTCATTGGTAATGGCAGGAACACTAGTGTATGGATAAATAAGTGGATTTTTGATGAAAACCCCAGAAGAGCTTTAAATCTTCATTCGTTGATGGATATTAAGCTGCAAGTGAAGTATCTTATAGATCCTCACACAAGGATTGAAAGTGGAACAGATTGAAGGAATTGTTTCCACAGGATGAGATTCGAATAATTTCAAGAAAAAGACCTCTACTTGAGAATGGAGACTCTTTTTGTTggtcaaaaacaaataatgacGTATATTCTGTTAAGTCTGGTTATGATCTAAGTAATAGAAagactcatcatcatctgttCAAGGAAGCTGAGACATGTCCTTCACTAACTCTTCTGTTTAATACAATTGGACAACGCAAACGGCACCAAAAATCAAAGTGTTTATGTGGAAAGCTTTAAAAGGATCTATAGCTGTTGAAGATAGACTGAGAACAAGAGGCATTAATGCAAGAGATGGATGTTTAATGTGTGGAGAAGAGATTGATACAGTTAACCACATACTGTTTCAATGTCCTTTAGCCCGACAAGTGTGAGCTGTATCTAATGTACCATCTCCAGAAACAGGTTTTGGGAATTCAATCTTTGCAAATATGAGTCACTTAATGCATATTTCTCAGGTTAAAGATACTCCTCAAGATTTAAGATTTGTCAATTCGTGGATTCCGTGGATCTTGtggaaaaatagaaacaaaattctATTTGAAGGAGAAGGTGCTTTCGTGAATAAAATTGTTGATAAATCTTTTGAAGACGGGAATTAGTGGTTGTTGGCGAATAGAAAAGCTTTACAAGTAATTGAGCAAAAGTATTCTCAGAAGCATAGATGGACTCCTCCTCAGGTTGGAGAGCTTAAATGCAATATTGGTTGTGCGTGGTCAAAAAAGAAAGCCTGATCTGGAGCCTCATGGGTGGTAAGAGACTCGTTTGGTAAAGTCTTACTTCATAATCGCAGATCTTATTCTCAGGTTTATTCCTTCTttgatgcaaaaataaaaagttgggAATGGGCCTTAGACATCCTGGACAAGCATCATTTTCAGAAGATTACTTTTGGTGCTTCCTCTTTATACATTATTCATGCTCttaataaaccaaaagaatggCCAGCTATTGTCGGTCACATAGCTGaacttttaagttttacaaaagaaaaacctaacTGGTTTGTTCTAATGGAACCTCCAAGCTGCAACCGAGGAGATTTTGAAATTGCCAATAGTGTGTTAACAGGGTCAAGACTGCAGTCGTATGTAGCTAGCAATCATCCTAATTggctttcaatttttttgctaACGAAGGTAACTTCATAAAAGGGATTGATATCCAGACTAAAAGTTGTTTACCTAAGgtgaaaggtttgtttttttgtcctCTTGGGTGGCTAGTTACGTGAAGAGTATAAAAGTTTTTGTCAAGCTTGTATCTTGGATACAAATGTTGCTCAACCAAAGAATGACTGCTAGATGAAGTAGAAGGTTGAAAGACTTGTCTTTTTTGACCTTTTAGACTTAATAATGTTACCTATGGTGAAAGGTTTGgttctttttgtcttcttgtttcgCTGATTACATGAAgagtgaagtttttttttattttatccttttctttctccttgACTTGAGAACTAGTTTGGTTGACTGGTGCTTTATCAATGAGAAAATTCTAGCATATCTTCTTCTatttggttttaactttttcttcttttaacctcttaatctttatatattactttctttttacctcTTTTAAATATTCTGAAATCTTCTTCTTAAGTATCCTCTTTACTCATTTTCTTTATATCTCTCCTTTACAAATATTACTTAAGGTAAACCTTTCTACCTtatccttctcttctttctgtCTCTTAcctaaaatttctttttttctcttttaacttaCCTTTTCATAGCTGACGAGATGTGGAATGAAATTCATAATTTGGTCTTGGGAAGGGATGATCCAGAAATATTCATTCCTCACTATGCATATGCAACAGCGGTTGATCGAAATAGATTAAGTCTGATTGCAAGACCTTTATATCCAAGAGTGCAGAATCTCCAGACTGTGATATCTTCCTTACCAAGATCATGGGGTCTAGCTTCAAGAGTTCATGGAAGAGTTCTGGATGGTACTTttattcagttttatttttcaatcaGAAGTAGATCTTATCTCAGTGCAAAGAAGGGAACCATGGATTTTCAATAATTGATTTGTTGCTTTCCAAAGATGGGAggatgatatatcatggtttttgtggtttttaactaTGATATAAGGAgtatttttgagtcttttgatttgttttctaggatgttttttagtctttgcaggttttctaggactTTGGCACAAAAGGAGTAGTGGAGaattttggatcattttggagcataaatttcgaagaatcaatttggactcggatcaaaacaagggcatcgatcgacaccacttaggagcatcggtcgacaccctcttcagccgatgaagaatcacaaatttggaagttttacaaagttgcccgaagttttccatatttgcaatacaagtctctgacgtgttttaggacatataaatagtatttttgggttttagaaaacccaaacaaaaagttttattctagcaatttttattttctgcaaccctgtaagattttgagagcttttgggagagagatctgaactgctttgagagaagaattcataaactccctctttactcttttaatctcaattgcttattattcagaattatgttttgttcttcattgaatatgtctgagtagtttgcttgttatgttcagggtttttcacagggattttatgatttattagatctgtttatttaggattcattatctttctagatcttcatcataggttgttcttcatattaatccttgattggccatctagaattaataacctaggaaaataaattgatatgagaatagaattgattttcctgattaaaccttttgatgagcaaaattacttcttgcacaGAGATTTGATtcagtaattttgtgaacaatctaaacttgtttttaaagctgatttttaacctaaaattttgcaaagagatttatattttctggttttaaatttagataatatttgtagtgagacctgattttttttttcccaaccaaactataaatattaaaatagaactccaagattggttgcccaaacaggaggaaACGAGTTTACAAAGGTAGATTCTGAAGGTAGAGATCGTGAAGATCGAGCTAGGCAATCGGCNgaaaacccaaacaaaaagttttattctagcaatttttattttctgcaaccctgtaagattttgagagcttttgggagagagatctgaactgctttgagagaagaattcataaactccctctttactcttttaatctcaattgcttattattcagaattatgttttgttcttcattgaatatgtctgagtagtttgcttgttatgttcagggtttttcacagggattttatgatttattagatctgtttatttaggattcattatctttctagatcttcatcataggttgttcttc harbors:
- the LOC104763132 gene encoding uncharacterized protein At4g02000-like, translating into MDLHKAIQAMSIEDDKPLTLLNQSKFCSSERNCCSVMGRFLNPTNERMSNWILDMSRLWRLNNRVRGVALSQERFQFIFKSLDDLDEILKTGVWTHDDWCVFMEKWIEKPQDDYLMFLPLWIRLRNIPINYYTKEKIQEVAECLGKVLKIEFDSEKSQAQVYVRVQVLFDVRKPLRNSKAIQLPSGEIVSISFDYERVRKRCFLCQRLTHEKTLCPFKQSDETKVSSEISKSIDKKKGVFLENDFQPFPIILLQNYLQMP